A region of Pyxidicoccus parkwaysis DNA encodes the following proteins:
- a CDS encoding SDR family oxidoreductase produces MDSRYAGKKAVVTGGTIGMGLATVKALLAGGAEVLLTGRNEKNLEAARRELGPRAHVVRSDTSSLADIEALARTVEEKLGRVDFVFINAGVAQLTPLGKVSEADYDDMFNVNTKGAYFTVQKLAPLVRDGGSFVFTTSVANVMGYPGMSVYSGTKAAVRSFAQGFAAELLSRNIRVNAVSPGFIKTPTLGVAKATPEELAAFEQEGNTVTPMGRIGTSEEVARAALFLAFEATFTTGAELPVDGGLAYVNAPHR; encoded by the coding sequence ATGGACAGCAGGTACGCAGGGAAGAAGGCCGTCGTGACGGGCGGGACGATTGGAATGGGACTCGCCACGGTGAAGGCGCTCCTCGCCGGAGGCGCCGAGGTGCTGCTCACGGGACGCAACGAGAAGAACCTCGAAGCGGCGCGCCGCGAGCTCGGGCCCCGGGCGCACGTGGTGCGCTCGGACACGTCGAGCCTCGCGGACATCGAGGCGCTGGCCCGCACCGTCGAAGAGAAGCTCGGCCGCGTGGACTTCGTATTCATCAACGCGGGCGTCGCACAGCTCACGCCGCTGGGGAAGGTCTCCGAGGCGGACTACGACGACATGTTCAACGTCAACACGAAGGGGGCGTACTTCACGGTGCAGAAGCTCGCTCCGCTGGTCCGCGACGGTGGCTCGTTCGTGTTCACCACCTCGGTGGCGAACGTGATGGGCTATCCCGGAATGAGCGTGTACTCGGGCACGAAGGCCGCGGTCCGCTCGTTCGCGCAGGGGTTCGCCGCCGAGCTCCTGTCCCGCAACATCCGCGTGAATGCGGTGAGCCCGGGCTTCATCAAGACGCCGACGCTGGGCGTGGCCAAGGCCACCCCGGAGGAGCTGGCGGCCTTCGAGCAGGAGGGGAACACCGTCACTCCCATGGGCCGCATCGGCACGTCGGAGGAGGTGGCGAGGGCGGCGCTGTTCCTCGCCTTCGAGGCGACCTTCACCACCGGCGCCGAGCTGCCCGTGGACGGCGGGCTCGCGTACGTGA
- a CDS encoding NAD(P)-dependent oxidoreductase, protein MNTNTKTHEPRAPITVIGLGLMGAALARTFLKAGHPTTVWNRSAKKADDLVAKGATRAAILSEAIRASPLVVLCVLDHDAVREVLQNAGDAFTGRVFVNLTSETPAQARETAAWASARGIDYLDGAIMDIPQGVGRPQATLLYSGSRSAFTDWQPALSCLGTGTYLGTDAGLAALYDLALLGIMWSTLAGFFHAAALVGTEKIPATTFVPMATGWLSAVAGFLPRMAEQVDSGDYETDVSTLGISAVGLGHLVHASEEQGLTSDVPGSLKALFDRAVAKGHGGHALASLVEVIRRSKPQ, encoded by the coding sequence ATGAACACGAATACGAAAACCCACGAGCCACGTGCCCCCATCACCGTCATCGGCCTGGGCCTGATGGGCGCGGCGCTGGCGCGCACCTTCCTGAAGGCCGGCCACCCCACGACGGTGTGGAACCGCTCGGCGAAGAAGGCGGATGACCTCGTCGCGAAGGGCGCCACCCGCGCGGCCATCCTCTCCGAAGCCATCCGCGCGAGCCCGCTGGTGGTGCTCTGCGTGCTGGACCACGACGCCGTGCGCGAGGTGCTCCAGAACGCCGGAGACGCCTTCACCGGCCGCGTCTTCGTGAACCTCACCTCGGAGACTCCGGCGCAGGCCCGCGAGACAGCCGCCTGGGCCTCGGCGCGCGGCATCGACTACCTCGACGGAGCCATCATGGACATCCCACAGGGCGTCGGCCGGCCGCAGGCCACGCTGCTCTACAGCGGCTCGCGCTCGGCCTTCACGGACTGGCAGCCGGCGCTGTCGTGCCTGGGTACTGGCACATACCTGGGCACGGATGCAGGGCTCGCGGCGCTGTATGACCTGGCCCTGCTGGGCATCATGTGGTCGACGCTGGCCGGCTTCTTCCACGCCGCCGCGCTGGTCGGCACGGAGAAGATTCCGGCGACGACCTTCGTCCCGATGGCCACCGGCTGGCTCTCCGCCGTGGCGGGCTTCCTGCCGCGCATGGCGGAGCAGGTGGACAGCGGCGACTACGAGACGGACGTCTCCACGCTCGGCATCAGCGCGGTGGGGCTCGGGCACCTCGTCCACGCCAGCGAGGAGCAGGGGCTCACCTCCGACGTGCCGGGCTCCCTCAAGGCCCTCTTCGACCGCGCCGTCGCGAAGGGCCATGGAGGCCACGCCCTCGCGAGCCTCGTCGAGGTCATCCGCCGCTCGAAGCCGCAGTGA
- a CDS encoding helix-turn-helix domain-containing protein: MRTQAAFAPPFNTDALPPRDELRARLGLRVDLRTTPPGTVSFEALPDHRLKVHAGAPVRGACRTTQFVYTRGDIDIFPAGQSDVWEEETENTSLVVRLAPALLRRAAEDMGLNPDRAGLEPRHHFRDARIEHIAWALESDREDGHPGGLLYTESLGLALAFHLLGRYPAQDTSVRGLSASQLKRVTEYIEEHLDQNLSLVRLAGVAGVSESHFRALFKRSTGLPVHEYVIQRRVERARTLLLRGELPASQVALEAGFSHQSHMARCMRRVLGVTPTSLVRGARAR, translated from the coding sequence ATGAGGACACAGGCCGCCTTCGCGCCGCCCTTCAACACCGACGCGCTGCCACCACGAGACGAGCTCCGGGCACGGCTCGGACTGCGCGTGGACCTGCGCACGACGCCGCCCGGGACGGTCTCTTTCGAGGCCCTGCCGGACCACCGCCTGAAGGTTCACGCGGGAGCTCCCGTGCGGGGCGCGTGCCGCACCACGCAGTTCGTATACACGCGCGGCGACATCGACATCTTCCCTGCCGGGCAGTCGGACGTCTGGGAGGAGGAGACGGAGAACACGTCGCTCGTCGTGCGGCTGGCCCCCGCGCTGCTGCGTCGAGCGGCGGAGGACATGGGATTGAATCCAGACCGTGCCGGGCTGGAGCCGCGCCACCACTTCCGCGACGCGCGCATCGAGCACATCGCCTGGGCGCTGGAGTCGGACCGCGAGGACGGCCACCCGGGCGGGCTGCTCTACACGGAGAGCCTGGGGCTGGCGCTCGCGTTCCATCTGTTGGGCCGCTACCCGGCGCAGGACACGAGCGTGCGCGGCCTGTCCGCGTCACAGTTGAAGCGCGTGACGGAGTACATCGAGGAGCACCTGGACCAGAACCTCTCACTGGTCCGGCTGGCTGGCGTCGCGGGCGTGAGCGAGTCTCACTTCCGGGCCCTCTTCAAGCGCTCCACGGGACTGCCGGTGCACGAGTACGTCATCCAGCGCCGCGTGGAGCGCGCGAGGACGCTGCTCCTGCGCGGCGAGTTGCCCGCGAGCCAGGTGGCGCTCGAAGCGGGCTTCTCGCACCAGAGCCACATGGCCCGGTGCATGCGGCGCGTGCTCGGCGTGACGCCCACGTCGCTGGTGCGCGGCGCGCGGGCCCGGTGA
- a CDS encoding MBL fold metallo-hydrolase has product MRPRNIALSIAAILGGSLAAAGVVGFAASSHATQKSALGVARPAKDLLALLEQPGPVELETVNSADWAVERSGLINLSHPTSKSAGLTDGDEPIQVYFHALRHPRYGLFIVDTGVEKALRDAPEQSAMSGLVRSAMHMEKLKVNAPLGEWLAKQGQPLKGVFLTHLHLDHVTGMVDVPAGTPVYTGPGEASARMFLNAAVKGSTDRALEGKPALSEWAYQAEANGLFDGAVDIFGDGSVWALWVPGHTPGSTAYLVRSTKGPVLLTGDASHTRWGWEHDVEPGTFTADGPRGVESFKKLRAFATAHPNVDVRLGHQH; this is encoded by the coding sequence ATGCGCCCCAGGAACATCGCCCTCTCCATCGCCGCCATCCTCGGCGGCTCCCTCGCCGCCGCCGGTGTCGTCGGCTTCGCGGCCTCCTCGCACGCAACCCAGAAGTCCGCGCTCGGCGTGGCCCGCCCGGCGAAGGACCTGCTCGCCCTGCTGGAGCAGCCCGGCCCGGTGGAGCTGGAGACGGTCAACTCGGCGGACTGGGCGGTGGAGCGCAGCGGCCTCATCAACCTGAGCCACCCCACCTCGAAGTCGGCCGGCCTGACGGACGGTGACGAGCCCATCCAGGTCTACTTCCACGCCCTCCGCCACCCGCGGTACGGGCTGTTCATCGTGGACACGGGGGTGGAGAAGGCGCTGCGCGACGCGCCGGAGCAGTCGGCCATGAGCGGGCTGGTGCGGAGCGCGATGCACATGGAGAAGCTGAAGGTGAACGCGCCGCTCGGCGAGTGGCTGGCGAAGCAGGGGCAGCCGCTGAAGGGCGTCTTCCTCACGCACCTGCACCTGGACCACGTCACGGGCATGGTGGACGTGCCGGCGGGCACGCCCGTTTACACCGGCCCCGGCGAGGCGTCCGCGCGCATGTTCCTCAACGCCGCCGTGAAGGGCAGCACCGACCGGGCGCTGGAGGGCAAGCCGGCCCTGTCGGAGTGGGCCTACCAGGCCGAGGCGAATGGCCTGTTCGACGGCGCAGTGGACATCTTCGGTGACGGCTCGGTGTGGGCGCTCTGGGTGCCCGGCCACACGCCCGGCAGCACCGCGTACCTGGTGCGCTCCACGAAGGGCCCGGTGCTGCTGACGGGTGACGCGAGCCACACGCGGTGGGGCTGGGAGCACGACGTGGAGCCCGGCACCTTCACCGCCGATGGCCCGCGCGGCGTCGAGAGCTTCAAGAAGCTGCGCGCCTTCGCCACGGCGCACCCCAACGTGGACGTGCGGCTGGGGCACCAGCACTGA
- a CDS encoding LysR family transcriptional regulator, protein MDISWDDARLFLAIAETGSLSEAARRLRVGQPTVSRRLAALEYSLGTALFRRSVDGAALTAAGERLVLPAKKMAEWAGELHRAAESADNSPKGLVRVTGSPYACFDFLAPFAAHVWQKHPGLRLEVLSTIQYLDLARGEADLALRMKPPTNADLKRVHTLHTPNAVMVSKSLKAKLPKKPTLQQIPWVAWSPPFEAVPPNPQLESLIPGFSPVFTADNFLVMLSAVEAGVGAMVLSKLAHRFSRDRGLVPLDIDLGPYAKGETHLVCAKSALDIPRVRKVSELLVEEMERMQRR, encoded by the coding sequence ATGGATATCTCCTGGGATGACGCGCGGCTGTTCCTGGCCATCGCGGAGACGGGCAGTCTGAGCGAGGCGGCGCGGCGCCTGCGAGTGGGCCAGCCCACGGTGAGCCGGCGGCTGGCGGCGCTGGAGTACTCGCTGGGCACCGCGTTGTTCCGGCGGAGCGTGGACGGTGCGGCGCTCACGGCGGCGGGCGAGCGGCTGGTGCTCCCGGCGAAGAAGATGGCCGAGTGGGCGGGCGAGCTGCACCGTGCCGCCGAGTCCGCAGACAACTCACCCAAGGGCCTGGTGCGCGTGACGGGGAGTCCCTACGCCTGCTTCGACTTCCTGGCGCCCTTCGCGGCGCACGTCTGGCAGAAGCACCCGGGCCTGCGGCTGGAGGTGCTGTCGACGATTCAGTACCTCGACCTCGCGCGAGGCGAGGCGGACCTCGCCCTGCGCATGAAGCCGCCGACGAACGCGGACCTGAAGCGCGTCCACACGCTGCACACCCCGAACGCCGTCATGGTGTCGAAGTCCCTCAAGGCGAAGTTGCCGAAGAAGCCGACGCTCCAGCAGATACCCTGGGTGGCGTGGTCGCCGCCGTTCGAGGCGGTGCCGCCCAACCCGCAGCTCGAGTCACTCATCCCGGGCTTCTCGCCCGTGTTCACCGCCGACAACTTCCTGGTGATGCTGTCGGCGGTGGAGGCGGGCGTTGGGGCCATGGTGCTGAGCAAGCTCGCGCACCGCTTCAGCCGGGACCGGGGGCTGGTGCCGCTGGACATCGACCTGGGGCCGTACGCGAAGGGAGAGACGCACCTCGTGTGCGCGAAGTCCGCGCTCGACATTCCCCGCGTGAGGAAGGTGTCGGAGCTCCTGGTGGAAGAGATGGAGCGGATGCAGCGGCGGTGA
- a CDS encoding serine hydrolase domain-containing protein, which translates to MHPERSDTGRRTRRYLLALLLTCAFASACDDDDPPSQGTDYSTLKRELGREIPFAMQQAGVNGLSLALVDGDEVVWARGFGVADAESGVQASEHTVYNVGSVAKVFTTSAVMQLVEQQRANLDRPIEEAIPGFSMRARFSSEPITLRNLLTHHAGIPEQLEGGFSPRPLTLTERVEALRDEYRVWPVGTVYAYSNTGFVIAGRAVETASASDFDTYMQQHIFGPLGMQHSAFRLTPAIVERLAKGYGAPSPESLPPYWLESEGPAGGLRASADDLSRYVRMLLNEGRFENQQVLRPESLQEMWREQNAGHPLDVGTRIGLAWDLSDLPLEGGGTVRLVEHDGGAYQFNADLALLPEHKLGVVVLCNTEGSGGLVNGLAREVLARALAAKTGAKVVASQPITAEPEPQTPETLSTWAGLYATDAGPMLIEVQGATLKATAGDLVLNLVPHQRGYFKAMVQDTPLWLSFRQAGSHTLLLGYSESQGEGVLGTRVHPAVMPESWRARLGTYTVPPGASRELLDAVVLSEEGGLLVMTFTGVLYAGPVVAVLNPEEDTLAVVAGRGRGRGEVLRVEHASDGDWLTFKGIRLRRAP; encoded by the coding sequence ATGCACCCTGAACGTTCCGACACCGGGCGGCGAACGCGCCGCTACCTCCTCGCGCTGCTACTCACCTGCGCCTTTGCCTCCGCCTGCGATGACGACGACCCTCCCTCGCAAGGCACGGACTACTCCACGCTGAAGCGCGAGCTCGGGCGCGAAATCCCCTTCGCAATGCAGCAGGCCGGAGTGAATGGACTGAGCCTCGCGCTGGTGGACGGCGACGAGGTGGTCTGGGCCCGGGGCTTCGGCGTGGCGGACGCGGAGTCCGGCGTCCAGGCCTCCGAGCACACCGTCTACAACGTGGGCTCGGTGGCCAAGGTCTTCACCACGTCCGCCGTCATGCAGCTCGTCGAGCAGCAGCGCGCCAATCTCGACCGCCCCATCGAAGAAGCCATCCCAGGCTTCAGCATGCGGGCCCGCTTCTCCAGCGAGCCCATCACCCTGCGCAACCTGCTCACGCACCACGCAGGCATCCCCGAGCAGCTCGAAGGTGGCTTCTCGCCCCGCCCCCTCACGCTCACCGAGCGCGTGGAAGCGCTCCGTGACGAGTACCGCGTCTGGCCCGTCGGCACCGTCTACGCCTACAGCAACACCGGCTTCGTCATCGCCGGCCGCGCGGTGGAGACGGCCTCCGCGAGCGACTTCGACACGTATATGCAGCAGCACATCTTCGGCCCGCTGGGCATGCAGCACTCCGCGTTCCGCCTGACGCCCGCCATCGTCGAGCGGTTGGCCAAGGGCTACGGGGCTCCCTCTCCCGAGAGCCTCCCGCCCTACTGGCTGGAGAGCGAAGGGCCCGCGGGAGGCCTGCGCGCCTCCGCGGATGACCTGAGCCGCTACGTCCGAATGCTCCTCAACGAGGGCCGCTTCGAGAACCAGCAGGTGCTGCGTCCCGAGTCCCTCCAGGAGATGTGGCGCGAGCAGAACGCAGGCCACCCGCTCGATGTCGGCACACGCATCGGCCTCGCCTGGGACCTGTCCGACCTGCCGCTGGAGGGCGGCGGCACCGTGCGACTGGTGGAGCACGACGGCGGCGCCTACCAGTTCAACGCGGACCTGGCCCTGCTGCCGGAGCACAAACTCGGCGTGGTGGTGCTTTGCAATACCGAGGGCTCCGGTGGGCTCGTCAATGGGCTCGCCCGCGAGGTGCTCGCACGTGCGCTCGCGGCGAAGACAGGCGCGAAGGTCGTCGCATCACAGCCCATCACGGCGGAGCCGGAACCCCAGACGCCCGAGACACTGTCCACGTGGGCGGGCCTCTATGCGACGGACGCGGGCCCCATGCTCATCGAGGTACAGGGCGCCACGCTGAAGGCCACCGCGGGAGACCTCGTGCTGAACCTCGTGCCGCACCAGCGGGGCTACTTCAAGGCGATGGTGCAGGACACGCCGCTGTGGCTCTCCTTCCGGCAGGCCGGAAGTCACACCCTATTGCTCGGCTACTCGGAGTCGCAGGGCGAGGGCGTGCTGGGGACGCGAGTCCACCCCGCCGTCATGCCGGAGTCCTGGCGCGCACGGCTGGGCACGTACACCGTCCCGCCAGGTGCCTCGCGCGAGTTGCTCGACGCCGTCGTGCTGAGCGAGGAGGGCGGCCTCCTGGTCATGACCTTCACGGGCGTGCTCTACGCCGGCCCCGTGGTGGCGGTGCTGAATCCCGAGGAAGACACCCTCGCAGTGGTGGCGGGCCGGGGCCGGGGCCGGGGCGAGGTCCTCCGCGTCGAGCACGCATCCGACGGTGACTGGCTCACCTTCAAGGGCATCCGCCTGCGACGAGCACCCTGA
- a CDS encoding ATP-binding protein has translation MRSLRRLGGLFFRMYAGIIVAIVIALLVMVGMSTRRLPPQSLDAAQAEAHAETSGRELEGLTQGLQWLIEHELLSQPREHWVETVAGWREHFDYPIHLRPRDEVLRMGPPMRVRERLARGVPSAWLKSSGVTGDEVYLFLPLRGSEQVVVQELRVGPSPERALEFLAPETSVLLVVLGLAVLVLTWPLYRHVTRLAATASTFGQGNFQARAEARAPEPIGHLARTFNDMAERIQRMSQEQQASLQAISHELRTPISRLHFALHLARETPEVAAVHAQLADMVQDVEELDQLTEELLTYTRLHRDAPPLEWERVDLTALVTELVRQLSVLSPNLRLQVQAAGTVEVEGSPRYLRRAISNLIRNAQRHARAEVRVQLAQDASGNSVAVDDDGPGIPAAERERLFLPFTRLDESRDKKTGGHGLGLAIVQRVMQAHQGQARVAEAPLGGARVVLSWPRLPVGLGDKR, from the coding sequence GTGCGTTCGCTCCGCCGCCTGGGCGGCCTCTTCTTTCGGATGTACGCCGGAATCATCGTCGCCATCGTCATCGCGCTGCTGGTGATGGTGGGGATGTCCACGCGGCGGCTGCCGCCACAGTCGCTCGACGCGGCGCAGGCGGAGGCTCACGCGGAGACGTCAGGCCGGGAGCTGGAGGGGCTCACGCAGGGGCTCCAGTGGCTCATCGAGCATGAGTTGCTGTCGCAGCCTCGGGAGCATTGGGTGGAGACGGTGGCCGGGTGGCGGGAGCACTTCGACTATCCCATCCACCTGCGTCCTCGAGACGAAGTGCTACGGATGGGGCCACCCATGCGCGTGCGCGAGCGGCTGGCGCGGGGCGTGCCTTCCGCGTGGCTGAAGTCCTCAGGGGTGACGGGGGACGAGGTGTACCTGTTCCTTCCGCTGCGCGGGTCGGAGCAGGTGGTGGTGCAGGAGTTGCGGGTCGGCCCCAGTCCGGAGCGGGCGCTGGAGTTCCTCGCGCCGGAGACGTCCGTGCTGCTGGTGGTGCTCGGGCTCGCGGTGCTGGTGCTCACGTGGCCGCTGTACCGGCACGTGACGCGGCTTGCGGCCACGGCGAGCACGTTCGGACAGGGGAACTTCCAGGCCCGTGCGGAGGCTCGGGCTCCGGAGCCCATCGGGCATCTGGCTCGGACGTTCAACGACATGGCGGAGCGCATCCAGCGCATGAGCCAGGAGCAGCAGGCCAGCCTGCAGGCCATCTCGCATGAGCTGCGCACGCCCATCTCGCGGTTGCACTTCGCTCTGCACCTGGCTCGCGAGACGCCGGAGGTTGCGGCGGTGCATGCGCAGCTCGCGGACATGGTGCAGGACGTGGAGGAACTGGACCAGCTCACCGAGGAGCTGCTCACGTATACGCGCCTGCATCGCGATGCACCGCCGCTGGAGTGGGAGCGCGTGGACCTGACGGCGCTGGTGACTGAATTGGTCCGCCAGCTCTCCGTGCTCAGTCCGAATCTGCGGCTCCAGGTACAGGCCGCTGGCACCGTGGAGGTCGAAGGCTCGCCGCGCTACCTGCGCCGGGCCATCAGCAATCTCATCCGCAATGCGCAGCGGCATGCGAGGGCGGAGGTGCGGGTACAGCTTGCGCAGGATGCGTCCGGGAACAGCGTCGCCGTCGATGATGACGGGCCCGGCATTCCCGCCGCCGAGCGGGAACGACTCTTCCTTCCGTTCACCCGGTTGGATGAGAGCCGGGACAAGAAGACGGGTGGACATGGGCTGGGGCTGGCCATCGTCCAGCGCGTGATGCAGGCGCATCAGGGACAGGCGCGGGTGGCGGAGGCGCCGCTCGGAGGTGCTCGCGTCGTGCTGTCGTGGCCCCGACTCCCGGTGGGGCTCGGTGACAAACGGTGA